A part of Corynebacterium mustelae genomic DNA contains:
- a CDS encoding HIT family protein, whose protein sequence is MSDWRSDRIGSAIAGENPMVIAELDQAFVAIGDTQFLPGYCVVLTKQKGVNTLSDLPKPERMQFLADLDLAVSAIENVCKRRDDAFRRVNIEILGNIDPFLHAHIFPRFNWESELAAKPVWMHPSSEWSDPNNAVGPAHDELRAELREEIERLRD, encoded by the coding sequence ATGTCAGATTGGCGAAGTGATCGGATAGGTTCGGCCATTGCGGGGGAGAACCCGATGGTTATCGCGGAATTGGATCAAGCGTTTGTTGCTATCGGTGATACCCAGTTTTTGCCGGGATACTGCGTGGTGCTCACCAAGCAGAAGGGCGTGAACACGCTGTCGGATTTGCCCAAGCCGGAGCGGATGCAGTTTCTCGCCGATCTTGATCTTGCGGTTTCCGCCATTGAAAACGTGTGTAAGCGCCGCGACGATGCTTTTCGACGGGTCAATATCGAAATCCTAGGAAACATTGACCCGTTTCTCCACGCCCACATCTTCCCGCGTTTCAATTGGGAAAGCGAGCTGGCCGCGAAACCCGTGTGGATGCATCCGTCGTCCGAATGGAGCGATCCTAATAATGCTGTAGGTCCTGCGCATGATGAATTGCGCGCCGAATTGCGCGAGGAGATCGAACGGTTGCGTGACTAA